One region of Primulina tabacum isolate GXHZ01 chromosome 17, ASM2559414v2, whole genome shotgun sequence genomic DNA includes:
- the LOC142530630 gene encoding uncharacterized protein LOC142530630 — protein MLSIGELDSGSGTNKIGNLQRAGATRWSSHYDSIKSLIGMYTATCKVFEVLSDHSPNGRAKAEFWGIYRNMTSFEFVFILHLMHKNMRTTDTLCQILQRKSQDILTAITFVTTTKTSIQEFREYGWNEFLQEVKVFCSRNKIDVSDLDCLYNIGRSCRQTIIEHHYHFDVFHAAIDFILMELNTRFIESSSVELLSLMMIFGSLQRSFIWKLATKFYPGDFTYQEIVALEYEMIQYKLYVMQNLKVSTLVELCQQLTENGQSNVYVILAILIHLVLTLPCVYHHY, from the exons ATGTTGTCAATTGGAGAACTTGATTCTGGAAGTGGTACAAACAAGATTGGTAATTTGCAACGAGCAGGAGCTACTCGTTGGAGTTCTCACTATGATTCGATAAAAAGCTTGATAGGTATGTACACCGCAACTTGCAAAGTTTTTGAAGTTCTCAGTGATCATTCTCCAAATGGAAGAGCTAAGGCTGAATTTTGGGGGATTTACAGAAACATGACAAGCtttgaatttgtgtttattttgcatttaatgcataaaaatatgagaacaacAGATACTCTTTGTCaaattcttcaaagaaaatctcaaGACATTTTGACTGCTATTACATTTGTCACTACTACCAAAACTAGCATTCAAGAATTTAGAGAATATGGGTGGAACGAATTTCTTCAGGAAGTTAAAGTTTTTTGCTCAAGAAATAAAATTGATGTGTCTGACCTTGATTGTCTATATAATATTGGACGTTCTTGTCGACAAACTATAATAGAACATCATTACCACTTTGATGTTTTTCATGCAGCAATAGATTTCATTTTGATGGAgttaaatactcggttcattgAGTCATCATCGGTGGAACTTCTTTCTCTTA TGATGATATTTGGAAGCTTGCAACGAAGTTTTATTTGGAAGCTTGCAACGAAGTTTTATCCTGGAGATTTCACATATCAAGAAATTGTTGCTTTGGAGTATGAAATGATACAGTATAAACTTTATGTGATGCAGAATTTAAAGGTTTCTACACTTGTTGAGTTGTGTCAGCAATTAACTGAGAATGGACAGTCAAATGTTTACGTTATATTGGCTATATTGAttcatcttgttttgacattacCTTGTGTCTACCACCACTACTGA